Proteins from one Triticum aestivum cultivar Chinese Spring chromosome 7A, IWGSC CS RefSeq v2.1, whole genome shotgun sequence genomic window:
- the LOC123149903 gene encoding uncharacterized protein → MASPEPPFPDAPPPPPCPDAPAAPPCIPGTLPALEAQATLPGHVTEEILLRLPTAADLARASMAGPALRRIIANHTFLRRFRTLHPPPLLGILSDPFFPAQPPHPSAAAAGTLAGTDFSCSFLPSREQRWRRCDFRDGRALLCIDTDGGAMVRDVAVCDPLHRRYLLLPPVPQGLPDLVHHLDPFLAPAGRDTAAGAPLRFKVMCLAQYHTRLVLHVYSSSGPHAGQWRTVTFDGWAALLAGVSVHVRSSVAFGKRYYAHGCFCWPICAINKLLLLDTATTEFSSVDLPPDLMNHQVAFVEATEGRLGMFALSQVPTHLVPRLRYSILVCTGDDPGRWEKKKVVTLSHDYCYQIIGVAGGYLLLYLVTDNPDSFPPGKVPDPGCFSLNLRTMDLECFSRNRDILPLLGQLYSGFPRYLSPPTI, encoded by the coding sequence ATGGCGTCGCCGGAGCCGCCCTTCCCCGAtgcccctccgccgccgccctgccccgacgccccGGCGGCTCCGCCCTGCATCCCCGGCACCTTGCCGGCCTTGGAGGCGCAGGCGACCCTCCCGGGCCACGTCACGgaggagatcctcctccgcctccccacgGCCGCCGACCTCGCCCGCGCGTCCATGGCCGGCCCCGCCCTCCGCCGCATCATCGCCAACCACACCTTCCTCCGTCGCTTCCGCACCCTCCACCCGCCGCCTCTCCTGGGTATACTCTCGGATCCCTTcttcccagcccagccgccccacccctccgccgccgccgccggaacacTCGCAGGCACCGACTTCTCCTGCTCATTCCTCCCCTCCCGCGAGCAGCGGTGGCGTCGCTGCGACTTCCGCGACGGCCGCGCCCTCCTCTGCATCGACACCgacggcggtgccatggtgagggACGTCGCCGTCTGCGACCCGCTGCACCGGCGCTACCTGCTGCTACCTCCCGTCCCCCAGGGCCTGCCCGATCTGGTCCATCACTTGGATCCTTTCCTTGCTCCTGCCGGCAGAGACACTGCTGCGGGCGCTCCCTTGAGATTCAAAGTCATGTGCTTGGCCCAGTACCACACCCGCTTGGTCCTCCACGTCTACTCTTCATCAGGCCCCCATGCCGGACAATGGCGCACCGTCACATTTGATGGCTGGGCCGCTCTCCTCGCAGGAGTCAGTGTCCATGTGCGATCCTCTGTTGCGTTCGGAAAGCGCTACTACGCGCACGGGTGCTTCTGTTGGCCGATATGTGCGATCAACAAGTTGCTCTTGCTCGACACAGCTACCACCGAGTTCTCCTCCGTCGATCTCCCGCCTGATCTCATGAATCACCAGGTGGCCTTTGTGGAAGCAACCGAAGGGCGGCTTGGGATGTTCGCTCTCAGCCAAGTTCCCACACACCTCGTGCCTCGCCTCCGGTATTCCATTTTGGTTTGCACCGGGGATGACCCAGGGCGGTGGGAAAAGAAAAAGGTGGTCACATTGTCCCATGATTACTGCTATCAGATCATTGGTGTAGCTGGGGGGTACCTGCTCCTATATCTGGTTACAGACAACCCAGATTCGTTCCCTCCGGGTAAAGTGCCGGACCCGGGCTGCTTTTCACTGAATCTTCGCACTATGGATCTTGAGTGCTTCTCTCGGAATAGAGATATACTGCCATTGCTGGGCCAACTGTATTCGGGCTTCCCGCGATACTTGTCTCCACCAACTATTTGA
- the LOC123153965 gene encoding uncharacterized protein yields MQGSTMDIFKLPTINRILTDRQLASSNFDSKSRFSWETRGRPINRLVLSQMYYNYREL; encoded by the exons ATGCAGGGATCGACAATGGACATATTCAAGCTGCCTACAATAAACAGGATACTCACAGAT AGACAACTTGCCTCTAGCAACTTTGACAGCAAAAGCAGATTCAGTTGGGAAACCAGAGGCCGGCCTATTAACAGACTTGT ACTATCACAGATGTACTACAATTACAGAGAATTGTAA